Proteins encoded within one genomic window of Triticum aestivum cultivar Chinese Spring chromosome 2D, IWGSC CS RefSeq v2.1, whole genome shotgun sequence:
- the LOC123048315 gene encoding probable WRKY transcription factor 62 yields MAALVTPAARVSELMAQGRKSAAALEALLQVQDDHAGIRELAAEILSCCDRALAALHGKPAGRKKRKLGPQSAATETTRHKRRTRTTSGETAAATRVERKQNWDDGFVWTKYGQKDIRGSNHPRHYFRCAYTLDAGGCPARRQVQRSEEHDPPLYVLTYFADHTCCHGAEAAFAALDDVKILDFGCVGSRSPRPDDGDARKTSLSEELPAEVAKVESTPLPDMRPAGKVAELSSSTDEIHCSSSWESAAVCSDWDFFGNCSFDYVGEFFDVEDIFVPIACFTCANALLPSVKH; encoded by the exons ATGGCAGCACTAGTCACTCCGGCGGCCCGGGTGTCCGAACTGATGGCGCAGGGACGCAAGTCTGCCGCCGCCCTCGAGGCCCTGCTCCAGGTCCAGGACGACCACGCCGGGATACGGGAGCTCGCCGCCGAGATCCTAAGCTGCTGCGaccgcgccctcgccgccctccACGGCAAACCTGCAGGCCGGAAGAAGCGCAAGTTGGGGCCCCAGAGCGCAGCCACTGAGACAACCCGGCACAAAAGAAG GACGCGCACGACTAGCGGAGAGACGGCAGCGGCGACGAGGGTGGAGAGGAAGCAGAACTGGGACGACGGCTTCGTGTGGACCAAGTACGGGCAGAAGGACATCCGGGGCAGCAACCACCCGAGGCACTACTTCAGGTGCGCCTACACACTCGACGCCGGCGGCTGCCCGGCCAGGAGGCAGGTCCAGCGGTCAGAGGAGCACGACCCTCCCCTCTACGTCCTCACCTACTTCGCCGACCACACCTGCTGCCACGGTGCCGAGGCGGCGTTCGCCGCCTTGGACGACGTCAAGATCCTCGACTTTGGGTGCGTGGGCAGCCGCTCGCCACGGCCTGACGACGGTGACGCTCGAAAAACCTCACTCTCGGAGGAGCTCCCAGCCGAGGTGGCCAAAGTCGAGTCAACGCCGTTGCCAGACATGCGGCCGGCGGGGAAAGTGGCGGAGCTGAGCTCCTCCACCGACGAAATCCATTGTTCCTCCTCCTGGGAGTCGGCGGCTGTCTGCTCTGACTGGGATTTCTTTGGCAACTGCTCCTTTGATTACGTTGGCGAGTTCTTCGATGTCGAAGACATTTTTGTACCGATAGCATGTTTCACTTGTGCCAACGCTCTCCTTCCGTCGGTGAAGCACTGA